Proteins encoded together in one Sceloporus undulatus isolate JIND9_A2432 ecotype Alabama chromosome 4, SceUnd_v1.1, whole genome shotgun sequence window:
- the CHCHD7 gene encoding coiled-coil-helix-coiled-coil-helix domain-containing protein 7 isoform X3, whose translation MSRKLQRLRDHDINPCLAETDASRKCMDDSNYNKDVCTIYFLRYKNCRKFWNGIMMQRRKDGIKPDMPTAEERDRILASMERVPY comes from the exons ATGTCCAGAAAACTGCAACGACTTCGTGATCATGACATAAATCCCTGTTTAGCG GAAACAGATGCTTCTAGAAAATGTATGGATGATAGTAACTACAATAAAGATGTATGCACCATCTATTTTTTAAGATACAAAAATTGCAGAAAGTTCTGG AATGGAATCATGATGCAGAGAAGAAAAGATGGAATAAAGCCAGATATGCCTACAGCAGAAGAAAGAGACCGAATTCTAGCATCAATGGAAAGAGTACCATATTAA
- the CHCHD7 gene encoding coiled-coil-helix-coiled-coil-helix domain-containing protein 7 isoform X2 has protein sequence MKLMESAALKKTYTSIFMSRKLQRLRDHDINPCLAETDASRKCMDDSNYNKDVCTIYFLRYKNCRKFWNGIMMQRRKDGIKPDMPTAEERDRILASMERVPY, from the exons ATGAAGTTGATGGAAT CTGCTgccttaaaaaaaacatacacaagcaTCTTTATGTCCAGAAAACTGCAACGACTTCGTGATCATGACATAAATCCCTGTTTAGCG GAAACAGATGCTTCTAGAAAATGTATGGATGATAGTAACTACAATAAAGATGTATGCACCATCTATTTTTTAAGATACAAAAATTGCAGAAAGTTCTGG AATGGAATCATGATGCAGAGAAGAAAAGATGGAATAAAGCCAGATATGCCTACAGCAGAAGAAAGAGACCGAATTCTAGCATCAATGGAAAGAGTACCATATTAA
- the CHCHD7 gene encoding coiled-coil-helix-coiled-coil-helix domain-containing protein 7 isoform X1 has protein sequence MESIEAPLLLPTAALKKTYTSIFMSRKLQRLRDHDINPCLAETDASRKCMDDSNYNKDVCTIYFLRYKNCRKFWNGIMMQRRKDGIKPDMPTAEERDRILASMERVPY, from the exons ATGGAAAGCATagaagcccccctcctcctcccca CTGCTgccttaaaaaaaacatacacaagcaTCTTTATGTCCAGAAAACTGCAACGACTTCGTGATCATGACATAAATCCCTGTTTAGCG GAAACAGATGCTTCTAGAAAATGTATGGATGATAGTAACTACAATAAAGATGTATGCACCATCTATTTTTTAAGATACAAAAATTGCAGAAAGTTCTGG AATGGAATCATGATGCAGAGAAGAAAAGATGGAATAAAGCCAGATATGCCTACAGCAGAAGAAAGAGACCGAATTCTAGCATCAATGGAAAGAGTACCATATTAA